In Juglans microcarpa x Juglans regia isolate MS1-56 chromosome 8D, Jm3101_v1.0, whole genome shotgun sequence, the following are encoded in one genomic region:
- the LOC121243075 gene encoding beta-glucosidase 44-like, protein MMRAPLLLPVLSLLSAVLFVHAAEAAVFPDEPESVSLDTGGLSRDSFPKGFVFGTATSAYQVEGMASKDGRGPSIWDVFVKIPGIVAKNATGEVSVDQYHRYKEDVDIMAKLNFDAYRFSISWSRIFPTGRGKVNWKGVAYYNRLINYLLKRGITPYANLYHYDLPLELEKEYKGLLSDLVVKDFADYADFCFKTFGDRVKNWMTFNEPRVVAALGYDNGYFAPGRCSKAYGNCTAGNSATEPYIAAHHLILSHAAAVQRYREKYQEKQKGRIGILLDFVWYEPLTRSKADNYAAQRARDFHVGWFLHPIVYGEYPRTIQEIVGDRLPKFTKEEVKMVKGSMDFVGINEYTAYYMYDPHQPKPKALGYQQDWNAGFAYAKNGVPIGPRAYSYWLYNVPWGLYKALIYIKEHYGNPTVILSENGMDDPGNVTLSKGLHDTTRINFYKGYLTQLKKAVDEGANVVGYFAWSLLDNFEWRLGYTSRFGIVYVDFTNLKRYPKMSAYWFKHLLQRNKH, encoded by the exons ATGATGAGAGCCCCATTATTATTGCCGGTTCTCAGCTTGCTGAGTGCCGTTCTGTTTGTGCATGCGGCGGAGGCTGCCGTATTCCCGGATGAGCCGGAGAGCGTGAGTCTGGACACGGGTGGGCTGAGTAGAGACAGTTTTCCGAAGGGGTTCGTGTTCGGGACGGCGACGTCGGCATATCAGGTGGAAGGGATGGCTAGTAAGGATGGCCGTGGGCCCAGCATTTGGGACGTCTTCGTTAAAATTCCTG GGATTGTTGCTAAGAATGCGACTGGAGAAGTGTCGGTGGACCAATATCATCGCTACAAA GAAGATGTGGATATCATGGCAAAGCTCAACTTTGATGCGTATCGGTTCTCAATTTCATGGTCCAGGATTTTCCCAA CTGGAAGGGGGAAAGTAAATTGGAAGGGCGTGGCATACTACAACAGATTGATCAACTACTTGCTCAAAAGAG GCATCACCCCCTATGCAAATCTATATCATTATGATCTTCCCCTCGAACTTGAGAAGGAGTACAAGGGCTTATTGAGTGACCTAGTGGT GAAAGACTTTGCGGATTATGCAGACTTTTGTTTCAAGACATTCGGAGACAGAGTGAAGAATTGGATGACATTTAACGAGCCTAGAGTAGTGGCTGCTCTTGGGTATGATAACGGGTACTTTGCTCCTGGAAGGTGCTCTAAGGCATATGGAAATTGTACTGCTGGAAATTCTGCAACTGAGCCCTATATTGCTGCCcatcatttaattttatctcatgcAGCTGCAGTGCAGAGATACCGTGAAAAGTACCAA GAAAAACAGAAAGGAAGGATTGGAATTCTGTTGGATTTCGTTTGGTACGAACCTCTTACCAGATCAAAGGCTGACAATTATGCAGCTCAAAGAGCAAGAGATTTCCACGTTGGATG GTTTCTTCACCCCATTGTATATGGTGAGTATCCAAGAACGATTCAAGAAATTGTTGGGGATAGGCTACCCAAGTTCACAAAAGAAGAGGTCAAGATGGTGAAGGGTTCAATGGATTTTGTGGGGATCAATGAATACACTGCTTACTATATGTATGATCCGCATCAACCAAAACCAAAAGCTTTGGGCTACCAGCAGGACTGGAATGCTGGATTTGCTT ATGCCAAGAATGGAGTGCCTATTGGTCCACGA GCATATTCTTATTGGCTCTACAATGTACCATGGGGTTTGTACAAAGCTTTAATTTACATTAAAGAGCATTATGGAAACCCTACTGTGATTTTATCTGAAAATG GAATGGATGACCCGGGAAATGTCACACTTTCAAAGGGATTGCACGACACCACAAGAATCAACTTCTACAAAGGCTATTTGACTCAGTTGAAGAAGGCAGTTGATGAAGGAGCAAATGTTGTTGGCTATTTTGCATGGTCGTTACTCGACAACTTCGAATGGAGATTAGGCTACACTTCGAGGTTCGGAATTGTCTATGTTGATTTCACCAACCTCAAGAGGTACCCAAAGATGTCTGCCTATTGGTTCAAGCACCTACTTCAGAGAAACAAGCATTAA
- the LOC121242859 gene encoding actin-interacting protein 1-2, protein MTQLAETYACVPTAERGRGILISGSPKSNTILYTNGRSVIILNLDNPLDVSVYAEHAYPATVARFSPNGEWIASADVSGAVRIWGTRNEFVLKKEFKVLSGRIDDLQWSPDGMRIVACGEGKGKSFVRAFMWDSGTNVGEFDGHSRRVLSCAFKPTRPFRIVTCGEDFLVNFYEGPPFKFKLSHRDHSNFANCVRFSPDGSKFITVSSDKKGIIYDGKSAEKIGELSSEDGHKGSIYAVSWSPDGKQVLTVSADKSAKIWDISEDGNGKVKKTLTSPGSGGVEDMLVGCLWQNDHLVTVSLAGTISLFSATDLDKAPVLLSGHMKNVTSLAILKNDPKVIVSSSYDGLIIKWIQGVGYSGRLQRKDNSQIKCLAAVEEEIVTSGFDNKIWRVSVHGDQCGDADSVDIGTQPKDLSLALLSPEIALVSTDSGVVMLHGTKVVSTINLGFTVTASAIAPDGMEAIIGGQDGKLHIYSITGDTLKEEAVLEKHRGAVSVIRYSPDVSMFASGDLNREVVVWDRVSREVKLKNMLYHTARVNCLAWSPDSSMVATGSLDTCVIIYEVDKPASSRLTIKGAHLGGVYGLAFTDQYTVVSSGEDACVRVWRLTPQS, encoded by the exons ATGACTCAACTCGCAGAGACCTACGCGTGCGTCCCAACCGCCGAGCGCGGCCGGGGAATCTTGATCTCCGGCAGCCCTAAATCCAACACCATCTTATATACTAATGGCAGATCCGTGATCATCCTCAACCTCGACAACCCCCTCGACGTCTCCGTCTATGCCGAGCACGCCTACCCTGCCACCGTCGCCCGATTTTCCCCCAACGGCGAGTGGATCGCCTCCGCCGACGTCTCCGGGGCAGTTCGGATCTGGGGGACGCGCAACGAGTTCGTTTTGAAGAAGGAGTTCAAGGTCCTCTCCGGTCGGATTGACGATCTCCAGTGGTCCCCCGACGGGATGAGGATCGTCGCCTGCGGCGAAGGCAAAGGAAAATCCTTCGTTCGCGCTTTCAT GTGGGATTCAGGGACAAATGTTGGTGAGTTTGACGGGCACTCTAGGCGAGTATTAAGCTGTGCGTTCAAGCCGACAAGGCCATTTCGGATCGTCACATGCGGAGAGGATTTCCTGGTGAATTTTTACGAAGGACCGCCTTTTAAATTCAAGCTATCCCACAG GGATCATTCAAATTTTGCTAATTGTGTAAGATTTTCTCCAGATGGCAGTAAGTTCATCACTGTAAGCTCTGATAAGAAAGGTATAATATATGATGGCAAAAGTGCTGAGAAGATCGGGGAGCTGTCCTCTGAAGATGGCCACAAGGGCAGCATTTATGCTGTTAGCTGGAGCCCTGATGGTAAACAG GTTCTGACCGTGTCTGCTGACAAATCTGCAAAGATATGGGACATATCTGAGGATGGTAATGGAAAGGTGAAGAAAACATTGACTTCTCCAGGTTCTGGTGGTGTGGAAGACATGCTAGTTGGTTGTCTTTGGCAAAATGATCATCTTGTAACTGTTTCTCTTGCTGGCACAATTAGCTTGTTCTCTGCAACTGATCTTGATAAAGCTCCAGTATTATTGTCTGGACATATGAAAAATGTTACCTCATTAGCCATTctaaaaaatgacccaaaagtTATAGTATCTAGCAGCTATGACGGTTTGATAATCAAATGGATTCAAGGTGTTGGATATAGCGGCAGACTACAGAGGAAAGATAATTCTCAAATCAAATGTTTGGCAGCTGTTGAAGAAGAGATCGTTACATCTGGATTTGACAATAAG ATATGGAGAGTTTCTGTACATGGGGATCAATGTGGAGATGCAGATTCGGTTGATATTGGAACTCAACCAAAAGACTTGAGCCTTGCCCTTCTCTCTCCTGAAATTGCCTTGGTTTCGACTGATTCTGGAGTTGTCATGCTCCATGGCACTAAGGTTGTGTCAACCATTAACCTTGGGTTCACCGTAACCGCGTCTGCAATTGCACCTGATGGCATGGAAGCTATTATTGGTGGGCAGGATGGTAAATTACACATTTACTCTATCACAGGTGATACACTTAAAGAGGAGGCAGTTCTTGAGAAACACAGGGGCGCTGTTAGTGTCATACGGTACTCTCCAGATGTTTCAATGTTTGCATCAGGGGATCTCAATCGAGAAGTTGTTGTCTGGGATCGTGTCTCCCGAGAG GTGAAGCTTAAGAACATGTTATACCACACTGCCCGCGTAAACTGCCTTGCTTGGTCTCCTGATAGCAGCATGGTTGCTACTGGATCACTTGACACTTGTGTCATAATATACGAAGTTGACAAGCCAGCATCTAGCCGTTTGACTATAAAGGGTGCTCACCTGGGCGGTGTTTATGGATTAGCTTTCACTGATCAGTACACTGTGGTGAGCTCTGGTGAGGATGCCTGTGTTCGTGTTTGGAGGTTGACACCTCAATCATAG
- the LOC121242396 gene encoding protein FAR1-RELATED SEQUENCE 5-like: MHGYFGLVPAWSPAFLPYPDGNKNPNNIQQNVGYPFQYGMGPPMPVIATSSTTSARVSEEDRPNCLETEPPCSSARVDEEIMLDRPDEWETNDGTTNSPQVVPSLDGDDIIEEPKSGMEFNSFEDLLSYYKQHAKKCGFGVMTQMSERSEDHSVRYVTIGCARGGKARNKSSNVANPHQTGKTDCKTRINALRVERKIWITTIHNTHNHGRSLMKSRFFQCNREVSEIVKRVLDTNDLAGIRLNKSYGSLVVDAGGFKNLPFLENNCHNYIDKARHLRLGAVVLEHFGIIL, encoded by the exons ATGCATGGATACTTTGGACTAGTGCCTGCATGGTCACCAGCTTTCCTGCCATATCCAGATGGCAACAAAAATCCAAACAACATTCAG caaaacGTTGGTTACCCATTTCAATATGGGATGGGACCTCCGATGCCAGTTATCGCTACAAGCTCCACAACGAGCGCAAGAGTTAGTGAAGAAGATAGACCCAATTGTCTGGAAACTGAACCTCCATGTTCTTCTGCTagagttgatgaagaaattatgtTGGATAGACCAGATGAATGGGAAACTAACGATGGTACTACCAATTCACCACAGGTAGTGCCATCGTTGGATGGTGATGATATCATTGAGGAGCCAAAGTCGGGGATGGAGTTCAATTCGTTTGAAGATTTGTTGAGCTATTATAAGCAGCATGCTAAAAAATGCGGGTTTGGGGTGATGACACAAATGAGTGAGAGGTCAGAGGATCATAGTGTCAGATATGTCACTATTGGTTGTGCACGGGGAGGGAAGGCCCGGAATAAGAGTTCCAATGTCGCCAACCCACATCAGACGGGAAAAACGGACTGTAAGACAAGAATTAATGCCTTAAGAGTCGAGAGAAAGATATGGATAACAACTATCCATAATACACATAATCACGGCCGCAGCTTAATGAAATCCCGTTTTTTTCAatgtaatagagaagtgagtgagATCGTTAAAAGAGTCCTAGACACAAACGACTTAGCTGGCATCCGACTGAATAAGAGTTATGGTTCTCTTGTCGTTGATGCAGGTGGCTTCAAGAACCTtccatttttggaaaataattgtCACAATTATATTGACAAAGCACGACATCTCCGACTTGGCGCGGTGGTGCTGGAGCACTTCGGGATTATTTTATGA